Genomic segment of Streptococcus australis:
ATCTGGGATACGAGGCATGTCTTCGATACCACCCAAGAATTTTTCAAGACGTGCACGTTGTTTGTTAAGAAGTGCAACTTCTTTCTTAGGAAGAACTTCGAAAGTTCCATCTTCTTCCATGCGTTTGATTTCTTTCAAACGAGCGATACGTTTTTGGATTGTTCCCCAGTTTGTAAGAGTTCCACCCAACCAACGGTGGTTGATAAAGTATTGACCTGAACGTACTGCTTCTTCAGCAACTGCATCAGCTGCTTGTTTCTTAGTACCAACAAACAATACAACTGCATCGTTAGCTGCTGCATCACGCATAAAGTCGTAAGCTTGGTCAGCGTATTTTACAGTTTGTTGCAAGTCGATAACGTGGATTCCGTTACGCTCAGTGAAGATGTACTTAGCCATCTTAGGGTTCCAGCGACGAGTTTGGTGACCAAAGTGTACACCAGCCTCAAGAAGTTGTTTCATTGAAATTACTGCCATGAGTATTTCTCCTTTTTGTTTTTTCCTCTTCTTGATTTCAACTTGCAAAACGACCCAAGGGCAACAGTTTCACAATTCATCAAGAATGAGTATTATCGTTTACACGACAAGTTTCATTCTACCACATTTTATCAATATTTTCAAGTGTTTTTGCTAGTTTTTGGTCTAACTAAAAAGTAAAAAAGAAAAGAGACTCAAATCGAGCCTCTTTATTTGGTTCATTAGTTTGGATAGATGTATGTTACGTAACCTTCAGAAGTTGTAGTTGGGTTGAACCATCCACGTTTGTTTCCAATTGTACGATCTCCACCGTAGTTTGATTCTGATACTTGGATACGAGATGATGATGAAACTGCTGTAACAACCGCTACGTGTCCATAACCACCATCATTCCAACATGCAATCGCGCCAACTTGTGGAGTTGATCCTGTACGGAATCCTGCTGCAGCTGCACTTGTTGCCCACTGAGCTCCGTTACCCCAATAGTCTCCAGCCCAAGGTGCCAATGTTTTAGCTCCCCAAGTACATTCACCAGTTGGGTAACTTGATGCATTTGAGCTGTATGTTGGACGTTGTCTAGCAGGAGTTGGAGCAGGTGCTGGAGTGTAGCTTGAATCCTCATCATCAGATGTTGATGTCGCTTGCACTTGAGCTGAGAAGCTTGTATTTCCTGAAGCAACTACTGATTGTTGTTGGCTTGCTTGACGAGCTTTGTAAGCCGCTTCTGCTTCTGCAGCTGCTTTCGCTTCTGCTTCTGCAGCTGCTTTCTTCTCTAGCAAACTAGCTTTTTCACCTTCTGCAGTAGCTTTCTCAGCAGCAAGGTTCAACTCAGCAACTTTCAACTCAGCTTGCTTAGTTGTCAATACTTGCGCATCATCAGCCAGTTTTTGTTGGTTAGCAATAACTGTATTGATTGCTTCATTATTGGCGACTTGTTTATCAGAAATTGCTTTTTTATCAGCCTTTTGTTGTTCCAACATTTTGTTGTTAGCTGATACGATTTCGCTCATGGCAGCTACACGTGAAATCGCTTCAGTAATTGATTTTGAGTTTACAATTGTATTAATGTAGCTAGTCGCAGCTCCATTTGTCTGTGCACTACGAGCTTGTTTTTCCAATGAGTCATTACGAGCAACAATATTCTTAGAAAGCTCTGTAATTTCTCCTTCAAGTTTTTTAGATTCAGCTTGTAATTTTTCGTTTTCGGCTTGCAAGCTTGCTTGCTCTGCTTGAATTGTTGAAACTTGACCTTGGATTTGATCCACTTGATTTTGAGCTTCTTGTTGTTGTGCTGTTAAACTGCTAATTTTATTATCTTGAGCAGCAATTTTTTCATCAGTTGTTTCTGCACGAACAGTTGTCAATACTGCTGTTTGTGAGACCAATACTGTACTTAACAAAAGTGACGCTAAGATTTTTTTCTTCATATTCTGTCGATACTCCTTCTATTTGAGACATTACTAGTATACCAAAAAAAGACATAATAAATATTACGCCTTTGTTACATTTATATTTCTTTCTTATAGATAAATTTTTTCAAAAATAAATTGAAAAATGACAATCCATAAAAAGTTCAGAATCATTGATGGGACGAGGCTATAGACAATGAAAACCGGCATAGAGTCTACAGTCAATCCTACAGCCAAAGCCAGAAGATAACTCCCCATATCAAACAGAAAAGTGATTACAATAATGGTCAACATCCTTGTCCAACGATTCGTCAATATCACGCTGTTAAACTTGTGGAGCGAAGCACCAATCACGATAAACAAAAGCGTGGCAATTCCAATCAAGTGGAAAAAATAAATATCATAAACCAAACCCACTATACAACAATAGGCTAGATAGAGATACTCTGACACTTCGATTGTTTCAAATAAGAGAAACAAGAATAGAAAATGACTGGCTAAATGAAAGTGGGGAAAGAAGGATCCCACCAGTTGACCAATATGAGCATCAATTAGAACAACAACAGGGAGTAAAAAGAAAATACCAACTTGTTTAAACAGTCTCATTACTAATTCCCCACTAACTCTACCACATGAAGATCTTTGGTGTCAGCACTCAACTTTACTGTTACCTCTCGCGTTAGATAATCACTGCTGTGCGTTGTGGCAACAACCTCGCCAACAGGAATATCCTTAACATTGAAGTTTCCGAGTCCTCCTGTAGTCACCTTGTCTCCGGTGCTAATGTCGCTGTTACTATTTAATTGACTAATTTTAAGCAGTTCAGTTTCCTTGTCATAACCAACGATGATCCCGTAAATTTCAGTAGAACCATGCAGGATTTTAACGGAAATTTTGTCGGAATTTTCAGTGTTTGTCAGCAAGTTGACCGTTGTTGAATGCTCCTCTATTTTTGAAACACTACCAATCAAACCACCGTTTGCAATGGCCAACATATTTTCAGAAACTCCTTTTGAACTTCCCGCATCAATTGTCAACTCTTGCTTCCAAGACACTGGAGCTCGCATAATCACATCTGCTGCTAAGGTTTTTGTAGCCTGTAATTTTGACTTCATCTCTAGAAGTTGACGTAGTTGTTCATTCTCTGTTTTTAAACGTTCTGATTGATTAGACTCCACTTCTAGTTTGTAGAGTTGCTTTTTTAAGCTTTCATTTTCATTATAGGTCTGCGTCAAATGGTCCAAATCCGATTTGAAAGCATCAAACCACTGAAAGGGTTTTTGGACAATTCTATCCACTAAAGAGATCCCATCTCCTAGTTTTGTCACAATAGCACTTGAATAAGTTGTCACTAATAGTACGGAAACTGCCAGAACTGTGACAAAAACGATGATTAGATATTTTGATTTTTTAAAACGGTTCATATTCCTACCTTTTTACTAAAGAACTACTACTGTGATTTTTTATCAATCTTACAAATCCACTAAGATTTTAAGAAAAATAAGAGACATCCCAGCACCAGAATCACAAGAATCGCCAGTGTATCCTTTTGACTCCATCTCAATTGTCTATACTGACTTCTACCCTTTCCTCCCTGATAACCACGCGCCTCCATGGCTATTGCCAATGAATCTGCACGCTTTAAGCTCGTCGCAAAAAGAGGAATTAAAATCGGAATCATAGCCTTTACTTTTTGAACGATGCTACCTTCGCCAAAGTCAACTCCACGAGCTTTTTGAGCATTCATAATTCGCGTCGTGTCATCCATCAAGGTTGGAACAAAACGCAAACTCATTGATAACATGAGACCAATTTCATGAACGGGAACTTTCACGCGTTTCAGAGGCGCTAAGAGAGATTCAACTGCAGCTGCCAAACTCAAAGGCATGGTCGTTAACGTTAGCAAAGTTGAAAAGAAAACAATCAACACAAAACGACAGAAAATAATTCCAGCTTGTTGCAAAGCATAATCCGTTATTTTTATAAAAGAAAACTCAAATAAGACATTTCCACTTGAAATGAAAAAGAGTTGAAATAGAGTCGTAAAAGCAATCAAGAAAAACATGGATTTTAATCCCTGAACAAAAAATGAGAGGGAAACGCCCGACAAAGCGATAAATATACCTGTCGCTACAAAAAGAATGAGATTGGCGAGAGGATTATTAGCCCAAAATACAATCAAAATCAACAGGATCATAGCGAGCAATTTACTACGGGGATCCAAGCGATGAATGATGGAATCTCCTGGTATATAACGCCCTAAAATCATACTATCCATTTAGCGACTCCTTAAACTCCTCTATCTTGATTGGTAGCTTTTTAAAAGCTACACCTCTATCTGCCAAACGTTTACAAAAGGCTGTGATTTTAGGCACACCTAACTGTACATTTTCCATAGAGGCAACATCTTGGAAGACATCACTTGGTTTGCCACTTTTGACCAAACTCCCCCTTTCCATAACGTAAACCTGATTAGCATACTCAGCTACGTCATCCATCAAATGCGTTACTAGAACGATTGTCATTCCAGCAAGGTGAAGTTTTTTAAACAGAGTCATCAATTCTTTTCTGCCCAAAGGATCTAGACCAGCTGTTGGCTCATCCAAAACTAAGACAGTTGGCTCCATCGCTAGTATCCCTGCAATGGCAACACGTCTCATCTGACCACCCGAAAGTTCAAATGGGCTCCTCTCAAAGAGTGACTCATCAATGCCCACCAAGGCTAACTTTTCACGCGCAATTTTCTGTGCTTCTTCCTCAGAAACTCCAAAATTTTGTGGTCCAAACGCAACATCTTTCAAAACAGTTTCTTCGAAAACCTGATTTTCAGCAAATTGAAAAACTAGTCCAACTTGCTTTCGAATCTGTCGAATTTCTTTATTTGTTGATGTAGGGGTAATGACGGTATTAAAAACTCGAACAGAACCCTTACTTGGAAGCAATAGGCCATTTAAAAGCTGTAAGATCGTCGATTTTCCACTACCTGTATGTCCTATCAAAGCTGTATAGGAGCCGTCCTCAATTGTCAAAGAAACATCAGTCAAGGCTGATGAAGATAGGGGGGTCCCCTCTTGATAGGTAAAGCTCACATTTTCTAGAGTAATTCCCATAGCTTGTCCTCTAGCTCTCCTTCTGTCAAATAGCCATCTGGCAACTGATAGCCAGTCTCTCTCAAAGATTCTCTTAATTGATTAGTAAAAGGATTATCTAAGCCTATCTGGTCAAGGTCATCCCGAGAAAAAAGTTCTCTGGGGCTACTGGTTGACTCCACTTGGCCTTTTTTCATGACCAATACACGGTCACTCATCGCAACTTCTTCCAAGTCATGCGTAATGGAGACAACTGTCATCTGATAGTCTTTTCGAATCTCTTGAACTGTCTGAATCAATTCTCTACGTCCCTCGGGATCCAACATACTTGTAGCCTCGTCCAGAATCAAAATAGCTGGTCTCAGAGCAACAACTCCTGCAATGGCCACCCGTTGTTTTTGTCCACCAGATAAGCGAGCTGGTTCTCTCTTCTTAAAGTCCAGCATACCCACTAACTCCAAAGATTCAGCCACTCTCTTCTGCATTTCTTCACGAGGAAGACCCTGATTTTCTAGACCAAAGGCAACATCATCTTCAACAGTTGCCCCTACAAATTGGTTATCTGGATTTTGAAAAACCATGCCAATTTGACGGCGCAAGTCCCAAACATTCTCAGAGGATAGCAATTGACCATCTATCCAGATTTCTCCAGACTCTGCTTCAAGCAAGCCATCAATCAAACGAATAGTTGTCGATTTTCCGCTCCCATTATGACCTACAATCGAAAGCCATTCTCCACGTTTCACGTGAAACGAGACATTATTAACATCATAATGATCTTGGTCTTCCTTATAACGAAAAGACAGATCTTTTACTTCAATAATTGATTTCATTTCGAACCAAATGTCCCTCTGAATACATGAGCGCTACCCTTAAAATAATCATAACCAGAGTAGATAGTGAAAAACAAAGCGATATAAAGCAACAGCTGACCAATTAAATTCCAATGTAAGAGCAAAAAGATAATGGCAAACATCTGACTAAAGGTCTTGATTTTCCCTGGCATCGCTGCTGCTAGAACTGTCCCTCCCGTCTCAACAAGCAACAAACGCAAGCCTGTCACCGCAAGTTCACGACAGATGATAATAGCAACAACCCAAGCTGGAGCCATACCTAACTCAATCAACATGATAAAAGCTGACATAACTAGCAACTTATCCGCCATTGGATCTGCAAACTTTCCAAAGTTGCTAACCACATTCCATTTACGAGCAAGGTAACCATCAAGGTAATCCGTTACACTAGCAACTGCAAAGATAATCGCTGCCAGCAAATGACTGCCTTGTGAATGGTCCAAAGTCAAAATAAGAATAAAGAGAGGTATAAAGAGAATTCTACCAATTGTTAATACATTAGGGATTTGTTCTTTTTTCATTGGTTCTTCCTTAATCTGTAGTGAATGTAAGTGTCACAGTTCCAGTCTGAGTTGTCAGCTTGGAAGTATCAATCGTTTGATTGTCCACAGTTAAAGTAACTCCCTTCACTACACCCAAAGTAATAGTCACAGGTTCTTTCGTCGAAACTGTTGTTTTTGCGTTTTTATTGTCTGATGACAAGGTCACACCACCTTCAAGGTCACTTCCTGAAATACTTACCCAGCTAGTTGCATCCGAAACAGTCAGTTGAATGGTAGCTGTTTCCTTACTTGATTGATAGTGTGCCTCAATATGATTGTCCTCACCCGAAACCGTAATTTTTGATTCCGTAGTAGAAGATGAGCTTGATGCCTGACTGCTAGAAGATGAACTAGACGAGGTTGTTGAACTAGTTGAGTTCACAACACTATAATTAGCTGAAGAAGGACGAGTTGGTTGAGTCTGGATATAATTCCAAACATAATAGGTCACAAAAATTAAAATCGACAAAGCAAACAAAACGAAGTAAAACAGGGGGAGATAAGACGTTTTTTTCTTATTTGACCGTCTGCGACCAGACAAGTCCTCTTCATCAACATCTACCTCTTCGTAGGTAATCATGCTTCCCGAATCATAGGCGTCCAAAATGATTCTCTCGTCCAATTCAACCGCCCAGGCATATTTTCTTAAAAAAGAACGAGCATAAAATGGACTAGGAAGTTGATCAAAATCATCAGCTTCCATAGCCTCTAATAAATTCATCTGAATATCCGTTTTTGCCTGCAGTTCTTCTATACTCAATCCCTGATTAATTCTGGCTAAACGTAGAACCTCACCAATTGTTTTTTTTCTCATACTTACCATTCCTTCTTTATAGCGTTCTTGCCTTATTTAGGCTGGAAAAATTGTAAAATCAATCAAATCACCATCATCTATCAAACGATGCCCAACTTCAAGAACATCGTCTAAAGTAATTTCTTGTAAAATTTTTGGTAAATCAAAAATAGTTTCCCCTCTGTCGACTGGTTCATACTGTGTCGCAATAAACTCCAAGGAGTTCATGCTACTGAAAAATTCCCCAAATATCTCACTCTTAACAAGATCCAGATGTTCCTCTGTAAGATCTGAATCTTTCGTAAAGTTGAGAATAGCCTTTCGAAATTGATGCGACAACGAAACTGGTTCTTTCGTATCCATTGTCAACATCACAAAATGAAAGCGACTATTCACTTCCACCTCTAAGGATAGCGAGGCATCCAACTTCCCAGCCTCATATAATTTTTGAAATCGCTCAGAAGTCCAACCAAACATCATCGTAAACAATAATCTTAGCAAAACATTATAACGGTAGCAATCTTCTTCTGCTACCTCATCTGCTCCCCTAATTCCAACAGCAAGTTTTGGTGAAGAAACTTCCATCCGAAGGCTATCTGTTTCTTTGACAGCTTGTAAAGTAAGTTTCTCCTTCCTTACTACCATTTCTTCCAAGTTTCTATGTTTCTTTTGCGAAAAATACTTCTCAACCGTATCTACATCAAAATTCCCAACTAAAAACAAAGACATGTTGACAGGTTTGTAAAAGGCTGTAAAGTTATTTTTTAAGTCATTCAGCTGAATATTGTTAATTGATTTTTCACCTCCAACAATATCAGCTGCCAAAGGAGTATTTGGATAAAGATTTGCTAAGGTTGCAAAAAACAGACGCGAATCTGGATCGTCTTGGTACATCTCACGTTCCTGTTGGATAATTTCCCGCTCTCTCTCAACTGACTCTTCTGTAAAATGAGCGACTGTTACCAATTCTTCAAGCAAATCCAAATTTTCTGATAAATGATCTATTGTTGAAAACAAATAACTCGTCTTTGTAAAACTTGTAAAAGCATTGCTATCAGCTCCCAAGCGTGTAAAAGACTCCATAATATCTTCAGCATTTTCTCTCTCAAACAGTTTATGTTCAAGAAAATGTGCAATTCCAGCTGGATAAGACTGTAAACCTTTTTCAGATAGTGTAAAGCTTGTGTCTACTGATCCAAATCGAACTGTTACAACTCCGTAAACTTCATTAAATTGTTTCTTAGGAAGGAGAGACACTGTCAATCCATTTGATAGACGAGTCTGATAAACCGTCTCCTTTACAGCAGGATAGTATTTTTCTTCAAAGGTAACTGGTGTCATTCTATTCCTTCCATAAAGTATATCGCTTGTAACCGAACACTATTTGCTGCTTTGCAGATAGCTTCTTTGTCAACTTGGTTTAATTTTTCAACCCAACTGTCAAAATCTGATGTAGATTTCCCTAACAGACTATTCAAATAAACTCGCTCGATTAGTGAGGTCTGACTATCTTGCGCAAGCAACAAGGTTCTGCGAATCATCTCCTTGGTCTGTTCAATCTCCAAATCTGTAAAATTACCTTTTTTTAGTTCAAGTAATTGATGATTCATCAATTTTCTGGCTTGATTGCGATTTCCCCGATCGATGCCAGCATACATCCTCAATTGACCACTAAACAAATCTAACTGACTGGAGATAGTGTAGGCTAGACCAGCATTTTCCCGAACATTTGTAAAAAGCTTAGAATGAGCAAAACCACCTAATAGACCATTCATTACTACCATGGCCAAATGATGCTTGTCTCCATAGCTCGTAGAACAATGGTAAGCCAATTCCAAAACGGATTGGCCCACATTCTTACGAACCATTCCTTCCCGAAGGACATTTGAATATGGTTGTTGATACTGAGGCTTGACATCAATTTGACGCCCAGTAAAGGAGAATGACCTCAACCACTCCTTTACTTCCACTTCATTAAAATCACCCAAGAAAAAGAAATCAATTCGATCATTTTTCAGAGCATCTTGAAAGTAAGTGTAGCTACTTTCTGGAGACTCATTTGAAATGCTATTTCGTAAATCACTGTATCTCAATTTAAGACGTTCATCATGGAAGAACAAGCTATCCAACTCCTTATGAGCAAAATAAAATGAATCATCCATATCAGTAGCTAAGCTAGCCAATAACTGCTTTTTTTCAATTTCAAACAAGGTTGACTCAAAGGCTCCATCTAGAACTAAGGGGGCAAATAAAGTCTGTTTCACCAATTCCAAAATTCGAGAAGTCAAGACATTTTTTTTACTCAAAAACTCATCCCGCACATAGGTAAAGGTTAAGTCAAGAACATGTGCCTGTCCCCTACGATAAGCACTCGTAGAAATATCTGTCCCATACAAACTTGCTAAATATCTACGAAAAGCTTGAGAAGTTGGGTAAGCTTTATTGGCAGTCTCCAACATACTCGCACTTAACATGCGTCCTGCTACTGTCTTAAGAGATAAGGGAGCAGTAAAACGAACAGTGATTTTATTTGTTTTAAACTTTTTAGATTGAACAAAATGTGCTGAAATTTCAGGCACTAACTCCATACCTTACCTCCTTACATATAGAGTTCTATTATATCACGAAAAGGAAAATATTTCTTATTCTCTTTACCGCTTTTAAAA
This window contains:
- the rpsB gene encoding 30S ribosomal protein S2; protein product: MAVISMKQLLEAGVHFGHQTRRWNPKMAKYIFTERNGIHVIDLQQTVKYADQAYDFMRDAAANDAVVLFVGTKKQAADAVAEEAVRSGQYFINHRWLGGTLTNWGTIQKRIARLKEIKRMEEDGTFEVLPKKEVALLNKQRARLEKFLGGIEDMPRIPDVMYVVDPHKEQIAVKEAKKLGIPVVAMVDTNTDPDDIDVIIPANDDAIRAVKLITAKLADAIIEGRQGEDASGVEAEFAASEAQADSIEEIVEVVEGDNA
- the pcsB gene encoding peptidoglycan hydrolase PcsB gives rise to the protein MKKKILASLLLSTVLVSQTAVLTTVRAETTDEKIAAQDNKISSLTAQQQEAQNQVDQIQGQVSTIQAEQASLQAENEKLQAESKKLEGEITELSKNIVARNDSLEKQARSAQTNGAATSYINTIVNSKSITEAISRVAAMSEIVSANNKMLEQQKADKKAISDKQVANNEAINTVIANQQKLADDAQVLTTKQAELKVAELNLAAEKATAEGEKASLLEKKAAAEAEAKAAAEAEAAYKARQASQQQSVVASGNTSFSAQVQATSTSDDEDSSYTPAPAPTPARQRPTYSSNASSYPTGECTWGAKTLAPWAGDYWGNGAQWATSAAAAGFRTGSTPQVGAIACWNDGGYGHVAVVTAVSSSSRIQVSESNYGGDRTIGNKRGWFNPTTTSEGYVTYIYPN
- the mreD gene encoding rod shape-determining protein MreD, which translates into the protein MRLFKQVGIFFLLPVVVLIDAHIGQLVGSFFPHFHLASHFLFLFLLFETIEVSEYLYLAYCCIVGLVYDIYFFHLIGIATLLFIVIGASLHKFNSVILTNRWTRMLTIIVITFLFDMGSYLLALAVGLTVDSMPVFIVYSLVPSMILNFLWIVIFQFIFEKIYL
- the mreC gene encoding rod shape-determining protein MreC, with protein sequence MNRFKKSKYLIIVFVTVLAVSVLLVTTYSSAIVTKLGDGISLVDRIVQKPFQWFDAFKSDLDHLTQTYNENESLKKQLYKLEVESNQSERLKTENEQLRQLLEMKSKLQATKTLAADVIMRAPVSWKQELTIDAGSSKGVSENMLAIANGGLIGSVSKIEEHSTTVNLLTNTENSDKISVKILHGSTEIYGIIVGYDKETELLKISQLNSNSDISTGDKVTTGGLGNFNVKDIPVGEVVATTHSSDYLTREVTVKLSADTKDLHVVELVGN
- a CDS encoding energy-coupling factor transporter transmembrane component T family protein; this encodes MDSMILGRYIPGDSIIHRLDPRSKLLAMILLILIVFWANNPLANLILFVATGIFIALSGVSLSFFVQGLKSMFFLIAFTTLFQLFFISSGNVLFEFSFIKITDYALQQAGIIFCRFVLIVFFSTLLTLTTMPLSLAAAVESLLAPLKRVKVPVHEIGLMLSMSLRFVPTLMDDTTRIMNAQKARGVDFGEGSIVQKVKAMIPILIPLFATSLKRADSLAIAMEARGYQGGKGRSQYRQLRWSQKDTLAILVILVLGCLLFFLKS
- a CDS encoding energy-coupling factor transporter ATPase, which translates into the protein MGITLENVSFTYQEGTPLSSSALTDVSLTIEDGSYTALIGHTGSGKSTILQLLNGLLLPSKGSVRVFNTVITPTSTNKEIRQIRKQVGLVFQFAENQVFEETVLKDVAFGPQNFGVSEEEAQKIAREKLALVGIDESLFERSPFELSGGQMRRVAIAGILAMEPTVLVLDEPTAGLDPLGRKELMTLFKKLHLAGMTIVLVTHLMDDVAEYANQVYVMERGSLVKSGKPSDVFQDVASMENVQLGVPKITAFCKRLADRGVAFKKLPIKIEEFKESLNG
- a CDS encoding energy-coupling factor ABC transporter ATP-binding protein, translating into MKSIIEVKDLSFRYKEDQDHYDVNNVSFHVKRGEWLSIVGHNGSGKSTTIRLIDGLLEAESGEIWIDGQLLSSENVWDLRRQIGMVFQNPDNQFVGATVEDDVAFGLENQGLPREEMQKRVAESLELVGMLDFKKREPARLSGGQKQRVAIAGVVALRPAILILDEATSMLDPEGRRELIQTVQEIRKDYQMTVVSITHDLEEVAMSDRVLVMKKGQVESTSSPRELFSRDDLDQIGLDNPFTNQLRESLRETGYQLPDGYLTEGELEDKLWELL
- the pgsA gene encoding CDP-diacylglycerol--glycerol-3-phosphate 3-phosphatidyltransferase; the encoded protein is MKKEQIPNVLTIGRILFIPLFILILTLDHSQGSHLLAAIIFAVASVTDYLDGYLARKWNVVSNFGKFADPMADKLLVMSAFIMLIELGMAPAWVVAIIICRELAVTGLRLLLVETGGTVLAAAMPGKIKTFSQMFAIIFLLLHWNLIGQLLLYIALFFTIYSGYDYFKGSAHVFRGTFGSK
- the rodZ gene encoding cytoskeleton protein RodZ — protein: MRKKTIGEVLRLARINQGLSIEELQAKTDIQMNLLEAMEADDFDQLPSPFYARSFLRKYAWAVELDERIILDAYDSGSMITYEEVDVDEEDLSGRRRSNKKKTSYLPLFYFVLFALSILIFVTYYVWNYIQTQPTRPSSANYSVVNSTSSTTSSSSSSSSQASSSSSTTESKITVSGEDNHIEAHYQSSKETATIQLTVSDATSWVSISGSDLEGGVTLSSDNKNAKTTVSTKEPVTITLGVVKGVTLTVDNQTIDTSKLTTQTGTVTLTFTTD
- the yfmH gene encoding EF-P 5-aminopentanol modification-associated protein YfmH, giving the protein MTPVTFEEKYYPAVKETVYQTRLSNGLTVSLLPKKQFNEVYGVVTVRFGSVDTSFTLSEKGLQSYPAGIAHFLEHKLFERENAEDIMESFTRLGADSNAFTSFTKTSYLFSTIDHLSENLDLLEELVTVAHFTEESVEREREIIQQEREMYQDDPDSRLFFATLANLYPNTPLAADIVGGEKSINNIQLNDLKNNFTAFYKPVNMSLFLVGNFDVDTVEKYFSQKKHRNLEEMVVRKEKLTLQAVKETDSLRMEVSSPKLAVGIRGADEVAEEDCYRYNVLLRLLFTMMFGWTSERFQKLYEAGKLDASLSLEVEVNSRFHFVMLTMDTKEPVSLSHQFRKAILNFTKDSDLTEEHLDLVKSEIFGEFFSSMNSLEFIATQYEPVDRGETIFDLPKILQEITLDDVLEVGHRLIDDGDLIDFTIFPA
- the yfmF gene encoding EF-P 5-aminopentanol modification-associated protein YfmF, which codes for MELVPEISAHFVQSKKFKTNKITVRFTAPLSLKTVAGRMLSASMLETANKAYPTSQAFRRYLASLYGTDISTSAYRRGQAHVLDLTFTYVRDEFLSKKNVLTSRILELVKQTLFAPLVLDGAFESTLFEIEKKQLLASLATDMDDSFYFAHKELDSLFFHDERLKLRYSDLRNSISNESPESSYTYFQDALKNDRIDFFFLGDFNEVEVKEWLRSFSFTGRQIDVKPQYQQPYSNVLREGMVRKNVGQSVLELAYHCSTSYGDKHHLAMVVMNGLLGGFAHSKLFTNVRENAGLAYTISSQLDLFSGQLRMYAGIDRGNRNQARKLMNHQLLELKKGNFTDLEIEQTKEMIRRTLLLAQDSQTSLIERVYLNSLLGKSTSDFDSWVEKLNQVDKEAICKAANSVRLQAIYFMEGIE